A stretch of the Bombyx mori chromosome 12, ASM3026992v2 genome encodes the following:
- the LOC101743320 gene encoding DNA-dependent metalloprotease dvc-1: MNLGDPELELIDPTPNIHLLFIQFDKTFFWSRLASRVVVRWSKKMYSCAGICSYEGRGGLCDIAISEPLLKLRPRKDLIETLLHEMIHAYLFVTAKDQDRDGHGPIFQSHMHRINRSAGLNISIYHDFHDEVMLYQTHWWRCNGPCQTKRPHFGIVRRSANRAPGPSEYWWLDHKRRCGGTFIKIKEPVTKTKTTNKKSTKPNADITQYINNNNNNLSTNKNLINVKAITTLKDFHGNSIKTNIRNINSIPQVTMAKNVNPNSPKPFSSQGHTLVKVRSRSNSVNALETVRNIWANKQISNTPHAADNSLKQTKNRSNPHSDSPPPKIKKIDQYFKKTASSLLKDVYGEDFKITQSTDGSKLIAVNTKKEDKVECPVCKTKVNKIEINKHLDECLNKDLIEKLSKDNIQVKNNSNRERQSIVSNVSKPMTKFNSVDLDRKITSNIKLEKDDVKPLDNKASTSAGIKIQPQKKVTFASNETGNYSDTFGNSSRDQHTCACCGKKISKPIEQHLDECLVFFDHNTTIPEENNSTIVIDDDDDEFDESMTMNATGTKTPCPCCLEMVEQKAMNDHLDLCLNE; this comes from the exons ATGAATTTGGGTGATCCGGAACTCGAATTAATCGACCCAACACCAAATATCCATTTATTGTTCATACAATTCGACAAAACATTCTTTTGGAGTAGATTAGCGAGTAGGGTCGTAGTGAGATGGagcaaaaaaatgtattcttgCGCGGGAATCTGCTC ctACGAAGGTCGGGGAGGCTTATGCGATATAGCCATCAGTGAACCCCTACTAAAACTTCGACCTCGTAAGGACTTGATCGAAACACTGCTACACGAGATGATTCATGCTTATCTGTTTGTCACTGCCAAAGATCAGGACAGAGACGGGCACGGACCTATCTTCCAAAGTCACATGCACCGGATTAACAGAAGCGCTGGACTTAATATTAGTATTTATCATGACTTTCATGATGAG GTTATGTTATATCAAACGCACTGGTGGAGATGTAATGGACCATGCCAAACAAAAAGACCACATTTCGGCATAGTGCGGCGATCAGCAAACCGGGCGCCTGGGCCATCAGAATACTGGTGGCTGGACCACAAACGTAGATGTGGAGGCACTTTCATCAAAATTAAGGAACCAGTGACAAAAACCAAAACTACCAATAAGAAATCAACCAAACCTAATGCAGACATTACCCAATacataaacaataacaataataatctatcaacaaataagaatttaattaaCGTTAAGGCTATAACAACACTGAAAGATTTTCATGGCAATTCTATAAAAACTAACATCAGAAATATCAACAGTATTCCTCAAGTGACAATGGCCAAAAATGTCAATCCAAATTCACCAAAACCTTTTAGTAGCCAAGGACACACTTTAGTTAAAGTTCGAAGTCGAAGTAACTCTGTCAATGCTCTAGAAACCGTCAGAAACATATGGGCGAACAAACAAATATCAAACACACCACATGCTGCCGATAATtcactaaaacaaacaaagaatagATCGAACCCACATTCGGATTCACCACCAcctaaaattaagaaaatagatCAATATTTCAAGAAGACCGCTTCTTCACTGCTCAAAGATGTTTACGGAGAGGACTTCAAAATAACTCAATCAACTGATGGTTCCAAATTGATTGCAGTTAATACTAAGAAAGAAGACAAGGTAGAATGCCCAGTATGTAAAACTAAAGTGAATAAAATAGAAATCAATAAACATCTAGATGAATGTTTGAATAAAGATTTGATTGAAAAACTTAGTAAAGACAATATAcaagttaaaaataatagtaatcgTGAGAGGCAATCCATAGTAAGTAATGTATCTAAACCTATGACGAAATTCAATAGCGTTGATCTCGATAGAAAAATCACaagtaatattaaattagaaaaGGATGATGTAAAACCACTGGACAATAAAGCAAGTACAAGTGCGGGCATCAAAATACAACCCCAAAAAAAAGTTACGTTTGCATCAAATGAAACTGGAAATTATTCAGACACATTTGGGAATAGTAGTCGAGACCAACATACATGTGCATGCTGtggaaaaaaaatcagtaaacCTATTGAACAACACTTAGATGAATGTTTAGTGTTTTTCGACCACAATACTACGATACCAGAAGAAAATAACTCGACCATTGTcatagatgatgatgatgatgaatttgaTGAGTCAATGACTATGAATGCTACAGGTACAAAAACACCATGTCCCTGCTGCTTAGAAATGGTTGAACAAAAGGCAATGAATGATCATTTAGATTTGTGTTTGAATGAATAG
- the LOC101743463 gene encoding uncharacterized protein LOC101743463, with amino-acid sequence MLDKELLDKCYFIPKDVMLKVLAMLESSTPWKSTSDICRRNLASIQGFRSSPKFRDDSLAPHGLKSLHHLALNKAIYAQDWDKLLYVLKKIPPWKFKFSRPSHAAVYYRAMTILLLNHPTAQANSLMNEFLHMVLSCRSDADKKAILKILLSLPSKRHTQ; translated from the exons ATGCTGGATAAAGAATTGCtagataaatgttattttatccCAAAAGATGTAAtg CTAAAAGTCCTTGCAATGCTCGAATCTTCCACTCCGTGGAAATCGACAAGTGACATATGCAGAAGGAACTTGGCATCAATCCAAGGCTTTCGGAGTTCTCCCAAATTCAGAGATGACAGCCTGGCTCCTCACGGCCTAAAAAGTTTACATCACTTGGCTCTCAACAAGGCTATATATGCTCAAGACTGGGATAAGCTTTTGTATGTTTTGAAGAAAATACCTCCTTGGAAGTTTAAATTCTCTCGCCCCAGTCATGCTGCTGTGTATTATCGG GCAATGACAATATTACTGCTAAACCATCCAACAGCTCAAGCCAACAGTCTCATGAATGAATTCCTACATATGGTCCTTTCTTGTAGGTCTGATGCTGACAAGAAGGCTATTCTCAAAATACTTTTAAGTTTACCTAGTAAGCGACACACACAATAG